The region TTATCGGTTGGAAAAATTGACATAATTCCCTTAAACGAGAAAGAAATGAAAAAAGTGCGTGGAAAAGTCGTGGGAATGATTTTCCAAGATCCAATGACATCTCTGAATCCAATAATAAAAGTTGAAAAATTATTCTACGAAACACTCCGAGAACACGAACCGGGTATATCTTTTGATGTGGCTCGAGAAAGAGCTGCTCGAATCTTGGAAAAAGTTGGTATTGAACCGGAAAGAATGAGAGAGTACCCATTTCAATTCAGTGGAGGAATGCGCCAGAGAGTCATGATAGCACTCGCACTCGTTTTGAATCCAGATATAGTAATCGCTGACGAACCAACAACATCACTTGATGTAATTGTTCAAGCACAAATTCTGGAGCTCTTAGATGAACTCAGAAGAAGCTATGACACTTCTGTCATATTGATTACACATGATCTCGGTGTGGTTGCTCAAATGGCCGATAAAATAGCTGTCATGTATGCCGGACAGATGGTAGAACAGAATGTCAAGAACAAAATTTATTATGAACCCAAACACCCATACACAAAATTACTTTTGAAAAGTATTCCAAACACCAACCCAGAAGATCTTCAGCTCAATTTCATTCCTGGATCACCTCCCTCTTTGCTGAACGTGCCAGAAAGATGCCGATTCACCAGTAGATGTCCATTCAGAATGGACATTTGCGAAAAAGAACCGCCTGTTTTTGATGTGGACGGAGGACAAGTCAAATGCTGGTTGTATCGCTAAGGAGTGAGGAAAATGAGCTTACTTCGTGTTTCAAACCTGAAAAAATACTTTGCTGTTAAAAGAAGCGCGGGAGAAATATTAATGAGAGTTCCGCAAAAATTTGTCAAAGCTGTCGATGGTGTTTCTTTTGAGATAAACGAGGGAGAGACTTTCGGATTAGTAGGGGAATCAGGAAGCGGAAAAACCACAACAGGCAGGCTTGTTCTCAGGTTGATAGAACCAACTGAGGGAACTATAGAATTTGACGGGGTTGATATCACCAGATTGAGTAACAATGAGATGAGATCCTTCAGAAGGAAAATGCAGGTAATCTTTCAGGACCCTATGGCTGCCCTGAACCCCTATATGAAAATAGGGGATGCCGTGAAACACGGTCTGGAAATACACAACATTGGAAAAAGCGAGCAAGAAAGAAGGAATATGGTTCTTGAGATGCTCGAAAAAGTCAATCTTCAACCGGAAATTTATCCTCGTTATCCCCATGAACTTTCCGGTGGTCAGAGGCAACGTGTAGTGATAGCCCGAGCACTGATTTTAAAGCCGAAATTTGTTGTTGCCGATGAGGCGCTGGCCATGCTCGATGTCTCTGTAAGGTCACAACTTCTAAAACTCCTTCTTGATTTGAAAAAAGAAATGAACCTGACCTTTTTGTTTATAACTCACGATCTTGCAACTACCAAATACATCTGCAATAAAATAGGGGTAATGTACCTTGGAAAATTTGTTGAAATAGGTACATATAATCACATCTACAAATCTCCCATGCATCCGTACACTAAAGCTCTGATATCGGCTATTCCAGAGCCAGATCCAGATATCATGAGCTCAAAAAAAAGATTTATCCCTGAAGGAGAAGTTCCAAATCCAATCAATCCACCAAAAGGATGTCGATTTCATCCAAGATGTCCTTTTTCAATGAGCATCTGTGGTTCAGTTGAGCCTGAACTTGTTAAAATGGAAGATGGTAGAATTATTGCGTGCCACCTTTACAAATCTAATTAGGAGGAAGAAGATCATGAAATATTCACTGAGAGTCCCGGATATTTCGTGTCAGCACTGTAAAATGAGAATTTCGAAAGTATTCGATGACATCGGATTGAAGGAGTATGAGATCAGCATTGAAAAGAAAACTGTTATTGTTGATACTGAAGATATCAAAACAGTCTTGAGCAAAATGGAAGAAATAGGATATCCCGTGGAAAGTTATGAAGCACTTTAACCAGAGACAAAAATTTTCCACTTTTATAAGTGAATAATGAATATCGTTTGCTCTCAGCACATAATGTCACAACTTAACACTAAGAGAACGGATAATTTGTACGTCTGTTCACAGTAAGAATATAAATGTGGCAAAAATAAAATTAGCCATATGTTAATATAACAGCTCTTTGAGCGTGGAAAATCTGACAGCAGAAGCTACTTTGACTGTGAAAACCTCTTCTATAAGCAATGATAGTTTATGATTCCCCGCCGGGAAAACCCATGATTTTCAAACATGAGACGAAAGGCAGGATAGATACCTGATAAAAATAGGAAAAGAGAGTATACTAAGAAATAGCTTGGATATCCAAGCTGTAGGAGTGGACCATTCCGATCTTAAACCTGCGGAGAGGCGAAAGTTTTTATAAAGCAGGAAGCCCACTTTTTTAGAAATGGGGGGAGGTCACAGATAGCAATACAAAAAAGAGGCTGCTTCAAAGCAGCCTCTTTAAATCCCCGGGCACTACCTACTCTCACATGGAGTCGCCTCCATACTACCATCGGCCCAGAGCGGCTTAACGGCCGGGTTCGGAATGGGACCGGGTGTTTCCCGCTCTGGTATCTGCACCCGAGGAAACCTGAAGGATCACTGGAAACTGCATAGGAAGCTGTAAGGTCAAGGCCTCGGCCTATTAGTACCGGTTGGCTCAACACCTTACGATGCTTACACCACCGGCCTATCAAGGTCCTATTCTCGGACCGGCCTTACTCCCTTATGGGATGGGAGGTCTAATCTTGGGACGCGCTTCCCGCTTAGATGCCTTCAGCGGTTATCGCTTATGGGCATAGCTACCCGGCGTATGCCCCTGGCAGGACAGCCGGTACACCAGAGGCCCACTCTCCCCGGTCCTCTCGTACAAGGGGAGACCTCCCTCAAACCTCCTGCGCCCGCGGCCGATAGGGACCGACCTGTCTTACGACGGTCTGAACCCAGCTCACGTACCCCTTTAATAGGCGGACAGCCTAACCCTTGGGACCTGCTTCAGCCCCAGGATGGGATGAGCCGACATCGAGGTGCCGATCCTCGCCGTCGATGTGAACTCTCGGGCGAGACTAGCCTGTTATCCCCGGGGTAACTTTTGTCCGTTGTCGACGACCCTTCCACTCGGAGTCGCCGGGTCACTAGGGCCGACTTTCGTCTCTGCTCGACCTGTCGGTCTCACAGTCAGGCCGGCTTATGCCCTTACACTCTTCGGTGGATTTCCAACCCACCTGAGCCGACCTTCGCGCGCCTCCGTTACATTTTAGGAGGCGACCGCCCCAGTCAAACTGCCCACCTGGCACTGTTCCCAACCTGCTCTTCACAGGTTCAGGTTAGAATTCCGACACACCGAGGGTGGTATCCCACCGACGGCTCCCCCGACCCTGACGAGCCGGGTTCACAGCCTCCCACCTATCCTGTACACGATGTGTCAGAATCCAATACCAGGTTGCAGTAAAGCTCCACGGGGTCTTTCCGTCTAGCCGCAGGTTGTGGGCATCTTCACCCACACTGAAATTTCACCGGGTCCCTCGCCGAGACAGTGCCCCAGTCGTTACGCCATTCATGCAGGCCAGAACTTACCTGGCAAGGTATTTCGCTACCTTAGGACCGTTATAGTTACGGCCGCCGTTTACCGGGGCTTCGGTTTGGAGCTACGCCTTGCGGCCTCACCCCTCCCCTTAACCTTCCGGCACTGGGCAGGCGTCAGCCCCTATACATCCTCTTTACGAGTTTGCAGAGGCCTGTGTTTTTGGTAAACAGTCGCTAGGGCCTTGTCACTGCGACCGCTTCAGGCTTCCTCAGTTTCCAGGTTGCCCTTTCCCCTGAGTTCACCCTACTGCGGCACCCCTTCTCCCGAAGTTACGGGGTTAATTTGCCGAGTTCCTTGGCGAGGGTTATCCCGCTCCCCTTAGCTTTCTCAGCTCGCCCACCTGTGTCGGTTTGCGGAACGGTCACCTGCAACCTCGAACGGTACGCGAGGCTTTTCTTGGCAGCGTGGGGTCAACGCCGTTGGACCCTCACGGGTCCTTCCCATCACGGCTCAGACTCCGGGTGCGGATTTACCTACACCCATCAACGCCCTAACCGCTTGGAAGGGAATGCCACTTACCCTCGGCGTTTACCCTTCTGCGTCACCCCTCGCACCTCGATTACAGGTGGCGCTGGAATATTAACCAGCTTCCCTTCGGCTATCCCTTTCGGGTTCACCTTAGGGTACCGGCTAACCCTGGGAGGACGACCCTTCCCCAGGTACCCTTGGGCATTCGGGGGGAGAGATTCTCACTCTCCTCTCGCATACTCATGTCCGCATTCTCACTTCCGCCTCGTCCAGCAGCCCTCACGGGTCTACCTTCACCCTACAGCGGAAAGCTCCCCTACCGCCTGTACATAATGTACAGACCCATGGCTTCGGGGGATGGCTTGAGCCCCGTTACATCTTCGGCGCAGTGCACCTCGACTGGTGAGCTGTTACGCACTCTTTAAAGGATGGCTGCTTCTAAGCCAACCTCCCAGTTGTCTGGGGTGCACCACATCCTTTCCCACTTAGCCATCTCTCTGGGCCCTTAGCCGATGGTCTGGGCTGTTTCCCTTTTGTCCATGGAGCTTATCCCCCACAGACTTCCTCCCGAGTTTTATGTACAGGGATTCGGAGTTTGACAGGGTTCGGAGGTTACCCCCCTAGCCCTATCAGTGCTCTACCCCCTGCACAGACCACTCGAGGCCGCACCTCAATGCGTTTCGGGGAGAACCAGCTATCACCGGGTTCGGTTAGCTTTTCACTCCTACCCCCAGGTCATCCGAGGATTTTTCACTATCCATCGGTTCGGACCTCCAGTGGGGTTTAGCCCACCTTCATCCTGCCCAGGGGTAGCTCACCCGGCTTCGGGTCTGCCACCAGTGACTTGCGCCCTATTCGGACTCGCTTTCGCTACGGCTCCGCCTCTACCGGCTTAACCTTGCCACTGACGACAACTCGCGGACTCATTAATCAAAAGGCACGCCGTCACCCTTGCGGGCTCCGACTTATTGTAGGCATGCGGTTTCAGGTTCTATTTCACTCCCCTCCCGGGGTTCTTTTCACCTTTCCCTCACGGTACTCGTGCACTATCGGACGATGGAGAGTATTTAGCCTTGGAGGGTGGTCCCCCCAGATTCCCGCAGGATTTCCCGGGTCCCGCGGTACTTGGGAACACAGTTCAAGGAGTCTTCTCCCTTTCGCTTACGGGGCTGTCACCCTCTCCGGCCCATCTTCCCAGATGGTTCAGCTAAGGAGAAGATTTGTAACTCCCCGGCGAGTCCGTAGCCTCGCCCAACTGTGTCCCACAACCCCAGTGCAACAACGCCTACGGGCTTGAACATCGCACTGGTTTAGGCTTTTCCCCTTTCGATCGCCTCTACTCAGGGAATCTCGTTTGATTTCTTTTCCTCGGGGTACTGAGATGTTTCACTTCCCCCGGTTCGCACCTTTCGGCGACTGGTCTTACGACCAATCAGGTTTCCCCATTCGGGAATCCCCGGATCAAAGCCTGTTTGCGGCTCCCCGAGGCTTATCGCAGCTTACCACGCCCTTCATCGCCTTCCATCGCCAAGGCATCCACCGCATGCCCTTAGTACCTTGACCTTTTCGCTTCCTATGCAGTTTTCAATGACCCTTCCATTGGTGGAGACGAGGGGATTCGAACCCCTGACTTCCTGCTTGCAAAGCAGGCGCTCTCCCAGCTGAGCTACGTCCCCGCCCATGGTGGGCTCGGGAGGATTCGAACCTCCGACCTCACGCTTATCAGGCGTGCGCTCTCACCAACTGAGCTACGAGCCCGCTTGAGCCACTCAAATATGGATAGCAGTCCCGATTTCTCCCTAGAAAGGAGGTGATCCAGCCGCACCTTCCAGTACGGCTACCTTGTTACGACTTAGCCCCCCTCGCCAGATTCACCTTCAACACCTTCCCTCCCTTTCGGGTTAGGATAGGCGTCTTCAGGTGCCCCCGACTCGGGTGGCTTGACGGGCGGTGTGTGCAAACCCCGGGAACGTATTCACCGCGGCATGGCTGATCCGCGATTACTAGCGATTCCGGCTTCACGCAGGCGGGTTGCAGCCTGCGATCTGAACTGAGGATGGTTTTGGGGATTGGCTCCCTCTCGCGAGGTCGCGACCCACTGTACCACCCATTGTAGCGCGTGTGTAGCCCAGGGCATAAAGGGCACGAGTACCTGACGTCGTCCCCTCCTTCCTCCGGCTCGTCGCCGGCGGTCCCCTTAGAGTGCCCGGCCGAACCGCTGGCAACTAAGGGCAGGGGTTGCGCTCGTTGCGGGACTTAACCCAACACCTCACGGCACGAGCTGACGACGGCCGTGCACCACCTGTGCAGGCTCCCTTTCCAAAAGGAAAGGGTCCCTTCCCTTTCGGGTTGGTACCACCTGCATGTCAAGCCCTGGTAAGGTTCTTGGCTTAGCATCCAATTAAACCACACGCTCCACCGCTTGTGCGGGGTCCCGCCAATTCCTTTGAGTTTCACCCTTGCGGGCGTACTCCCCAGGCGGCCCACTTAACGCGTTAGCTACAGCACGGAGGAATGACTCCCCCACACCTAGTGGGCATCGTTTACGGCTAGGACTACCCGGGTATCTAATCCGGTTTGCTCCCCTAGCTTTCGGGCCTCAGCGTCGGGCTTGGCCCAGGAGACCGGCTTCCCCACCGGCGTTCCTGCTGATATCTACGGATTTCACCCCTACACCAGCAGTTCCGTCTCCCTCTACCAGCCCCAAACCCAGTAGTTTCGGGCGCAATTCCACAGTTGAGCTGTGGGATTTCACACCCGACATACTGGATCGCCTGCGCCCCCTTTACGCCCAGTGAATCCGGGTAACGCTCGCCCCCTACGTATTACCGCGGCTGCTGGCACGTAGTTAGCCGGGGCTTTCTCGTGAGGTACCGTCATCGATCTGGCATTTCCTCCAGATCTTATTCGTCCCTCACAACAGAGGTTTACACCCCGAAGGGCTTCGTCCCTCACGCGGCGTCGCTGGATCAGGCTTTCGCCCATTGTCCAAAATTCCCCACTGCTGCCTCCCGTAGGAGTAGGGCCCGTGTCTCAGTGCCCTTGTGGCCGGTCACCCTCTCAGGTCGGCTACCCGTCGTAGGCTTGGTGAGCCATTACCTCACCAACTACCTGATGGGCCGCGGGCCCATCCCTCAACGAAGCAAACACTCCTTTCATCCAGCAACTGTCGTCACCGGATAATATGGGGTATTAGCCGGAGTTTCCCCCGGTTATCCCCCGCTGAGGGGTAGGTTACCCACGTGTTACTCACCCGTGCGCCGCTGGTACTCCCCCCGAAGGGGTTTCCCCGCGCGACTTGCATGTGTTAAGCACGCCGCCAGCGTTCACCCTGAGCCAGGATCAAACCCTCCACAAAACTTATAGTGAAGGTTTTGATTCCTGACTTTCAATTATATTTCGATTGGCGGGACTGCTATCCACATTTCAATGACCCAGGGACACAATACTCCTGGTCTTAACAAGACCTTTTCTACTTCTATTCAATTCGTAAGACCCATCATTTTCATCATCTTATTCGAGCGACCGGATATCATAGTATCACTTAGTCAACACAGTGTCAAGTTACGAAAAAGTAAACACCGCACAAATTTTAAATTCAGCCTCCAAGATAAGCATACTTCACCTTTTCATTGTTCAAAAGCTCTTTCCCGTTACCGTGCAAAACTATCCTGCCAGTTTCAACAACATATGCATAATCCGCTATATTAAGCGCTGCATAAGCATTCTGTTCAATTAAAAGTATTGTTTTACCCTCTTTGTGTATTTTTTGGATTATCTCAAAGAGCTCTTCGACTATTATCGGCGCCAGTCCCAGGGATGGTTCATCAAGCATCAACAAATCCGGTTTACTCATCAACGCTCTTCCAATAGCAAGCATCTGTTGTTCACCGCCTGATAATGTTCCACCTTTCTGATCAACTCTCTCTTTAAGTCTTGGAAACAAAGAGAAAACGAATTCCATATCTTCTTTTATGCCATTTTTATCCGATCTCTGATAAGCTCCTATCAGTAAATTTTCATATACGGTAAGATTCGGAAAAATTCGCCGGCCTTCCGGAACCATCGTAATTCTTCTGGAAACAATCTGATTTGTCGGTTTGTTTGTAATATCTTCGTCATTGAATAAAATCTTCCCGGATCTGATCTTCACAAGACCGCAGATGGCTTTCAGAGTTGTCGTTTTTCCTGCACCATTTGAACCAATCAAGGCAACTATACTACCTCGGTCCACACGAAAAGAAATACCTTTGAGTGCTTTTATTGCACCATAATTTACGCAAAGATCATTAACCACGAGCATAAGCACCACTTCCCAAATAAGCTTTTATAACTTCCGGGTTATTCTGAATTTCCAGGGGTGTTCCGCGAGCAATAATGTTTCCATGATCAAGAACAGTTATTTCTTCGCAAATTCCCATGACTACTTTCATGTCATGTTCTATTAGAAGAATTGTCAGATCAAATTCATTGCGTATTCTGACAATAAATTTCATCAGGTCTAATGTTTCTTCCGGGTTCATGCCTGCAGCAGGTTCGTCAAGCAAAAGTAATTCGGGTCTTGTAGCAAGCGCGCGAGCTATCTCTAATTTTCTCTGGTGACCATAAGGCAAGGAACTTGCACGTTCATTCCTTAATTCATACAACCCAACAGCTTCCAGTAACTTCAAGGATTCTTCCGTTATAGATTTTTCCTGTTTTGAATAACCGGGAAGGTCAAACACAGCAGATAATATTGATGCCTTTAACCTGAAATGGCATGCAACCCTCACATTATCAAGAACGGTCATTCTGTAGAAGAGTTTTATGTTTTGAAAAGTTCTCGCCACCCCAAGTGACGTTATTCTGTGAGGTTTTTCCCCAGTGATTTCACGATCTTTAAAGTAAACTCTGCCATTTTCTGGTCTATAAACACCAGTAATAATATTGAAAATAGTCGTTTTTCCCGCACCATTAGGTCCTATAAGGCCAGCAAGTTTCCCCTTTTCAATATTAATTGATACATCATTAACGGCTATCAATCCACCAAATTTTTTTGTCACGTGATCTAATTTCAGCATAATTCATTCTCCTTTTTTCACCCTTCTACTTTTCAAAATTAAAAACATACCTTCCCAAGAAAATTCTCTGTCCCCGAGTATTCCATGTCTGAAAAATAGTACTGCTATCATCAAGATAATCGAAAAAATCAGCATCCTCATGCCAGCTATTCCAGGAATCGTAATACCAAATAAAGTCATTGGCGTCTCGACAATTCTCAACCATTCCATTAAAAAAGCTATCAAAACACCCGATATCACAGTACCAGTTATGCTTCCAAGCCCACCAAGAAGAACTATCAAGACTATTTGGAATGTAAGCATTATGTTGAAAGCATTTGGATCTATCGTCATCACCAAACTTCCAAGCAAACCACCCGCAATACCAGCAAAAAAAGCTCCTACCACAAATGCCAAAACTTTATGGAAAAACAAATTTACCCCCATAGCCTCCGCTGCTTCTTCATCATCTCTTATAGCTTTGAGGGCTCTCCCATAGCTGGAGTCGATTAATCTCTTCACAAAAAAGATCGTGAAGATAGCCAGTCCCCAGCTCCACCAGAGATTCGTATATGTCGGCAAACCTTTTAAACCAAGAGGACCATTTGTCACACTTTGAAGGTTGTTAAACAGAACTCTTATTATTTCCGAAAATCCGTAGGTAACTATGGCAAGATAATCCCCCTTAACTCGCATACATGGTGCCCCAACCAGAAAACCAGCACCTGCAGCAAGTAGTCCCCCTATAAGTAGAGCTGGAAAAAAAGGAATTTGAATCTGATTTAGAGGCCAGATGAGTGGTTTTATAAAAAAATTCATCGCTTTGAGTTCAGGAGACATGTAAAGTAGCGCTGAAGTATAAGCGCCTATCGCCATAAAACCGGCATGTCCTAAGGAAAATTGCCCTGTGAAACCATTTATCAAATTCAAACTAACTCCAAGAATAACATATATAGCGGCAACATTCATGATTCTTAGAATATAAGCATCAAAATTGCCCTGTGCGTAAGCAATGAATAAGAAAAATGCGAATACAGTTGCCACACTAAGCCAGAAGGAGCTTTTTCTGTACATTGTTACAACCCCCTATGCTTCACCAAACAAACCTTTTGGTTTGAAAAGAAGCACTAAAACAAGCATGATAAAAATGAAGGCATCTCTGTATCCTGCCAGGTCGGGTAAAAAAGCGACAAGCAAAATCGAAATCATACCTATTAAAAAACCACCCGTCATTGCACCTTTAATGCTTCCAATACCTCCTATTATCGCTGCCGTAAAAGCGCGCCACCCCGGGAAAACCCCCATGAATGGCCATATTTGAGGATATCTCAAAGCCCAGAATATGGCACTAATAGCAGCGAGAGCAGATCCAACAGCAAATGTAAAAGTAATAGTTCTATCCACATTTATGCCCATTAATTTTGCTGTATCAAAATCATGTGCAAGAGCTCTCATTGCCAGACCCATTTTTGTTCTGTAAACGAGATAATTCAAAAATAATAAAGCGACTATCGACACAACAATTGTAATTATTGTTACAAATTGTATTCTCACATTATATATTTCTATCGTTCTGTTCAGAACATTTGGTTGATAGAAAGGCTTTTGTCTTCCCCCAAACACAACTGTTGCAAAATTTTCCAGCAGGAAGGACATTCCGATTGCTGAACACAGCGAAGAAATTCTCGGTGCGCTTCTTAAAGGTTTGTAGGCAATCTTTTCAACAGAAATCCCCAGGAGAATTGTAAGAAAAATGGCAAAAACAAAAGATAACCACCACGGAATTGAAAAAAGCGTAATGCTGTAATAAACGAAAAATGTAGCCATCATGAATATGTCACCATGAGCAAAATTAACCAGCTTAACCACACCATAGACCAAAGTATAACCGATAGCTACAAGACCAAAAACAAATCCTAACGCTATACCATTCGCCAGATGCTGTAAAAATAGAGTCCAGTTCATTTCAGCACCTCCGAAAGGTGCAGGCGTTCTGCCTGCACCGAAAGTTACTCACTAGGTCTAACTGTTGCAACATAAACAAATTTACCGTCTTTCACCATCCTTATAACAGCATCTTTCACCGCATCGCCGTTTTGGTCGAGCGTTATGTAGCCCGTTGCGCCTTCAAAATTCTTGGTAGTTGCGAGTGCGTCCCTGATTGCCTTTGGATCTGCAGAATTTGCCCGTTTAATGGCATCTATAACGAGCATGTATGCATCATAACCAAGAGCAGCAAAAGCACTTGGATCTTTGCCATATTTTTCTCTAAAGGCTTTTATAAATTCCGCGGCTTTCGGTGTTGTCACTGCTTCTGTGTCGAAATGGGTGCTGAAATAACTGCCCTCGACAGATTTTCCACCAACTTCAAGGAACTCCGGTGCCTCCCATGTGTCACCACCCAAGAAAACCTGTTTCATTCCGAGCTCACGTGCCTGTTTTATGATAAGAGCAGCCTCACCGTACGCCGCAGCAGGTATGAAAATCACATCTGGATTTTTACTGTTAGCAAATGTAAGCTGAGCTGTAAAATCCTGATCGCCAGTTTGATAGGAGATCACACCCAGAACAGATTTGTTATTTTTGGTCAATTTTTTGAAAGCTTCCTGAAAATAATGTGACAAACCTACAGAATAATCTGAGGCAATATCCTGTATTACAACAGCCGTTTTTGCACCAAGTTTTTCAACAGCAAATTGAGCCATAACAGTACCCTGAAATGGGTCGATAAAACATACTCTGAAAGCAAATGGTTTTCCAAGGGTCACTAACGGATTTGTTGGCGAACATCCAACCATTGGAACTCCAAGCTTATTAGCAACTTCACTACCAGGTATTGCAACTGCACTACCATAACTACCTATGATTGCTACAGCTTTGTGATATTCAATCAATCTTGCAACAGCATTTGCCGCTTCAACTTTGTCACTTTTGTTATCCACCAGAACAAGCTCAATCTTTCTTCCAAGAACTTCTTTTACCTGTTCATACGCAAGGTTGATGCCTTCCATGGTCATCTGTCCACCAGCTGCATACGGTCCCGTCATGGGTTCATAAACTCCGATAACTATAGGTTCAGCAGCAAAACAAAGCACCATAGCAAATAACATAAGAAAAGATAGCCACCTCATAAATACACCCCCTCCAAATGTGGTTTTTCACAAATATTTAAGATGAAAAACACCTTTTCGCCGAGAATTATAACATAAAATACACTTAAATATCTTTTTCAAAATTTTCCATGCGGGATTTTTTACAAAGGTTAGCTGTATAATATTTATGTTTATGGAGGGATTGAAGTGATAGACCTTCGAAGCGATACTGTCACAACCCCAACAGAGAAAATGAGAAGATCAATGTTTGAAGCAGAAGTTGGAGATGATGTGTATCAGGATGACCCCACAGTTAACAAATTGCAGGAACTCGCAGCCGAAAAAATAGGCAAGGAAGCTGCCCTTTTTGTTCCGTCTGGCACCTTTGGAAATCAGCTTGCTATATTCACCCATACACTCAGAGGAGATGAAGTCATAGTGCCTTCTTCAAACCACATTTTTGTTCATGAAGTGGGCGCACCTGCCGTAATATCAAATGTTCAACTTCGAACAATAGATGATCCTTACGGTATGCCCTCCATCGATAAAATAGCAAAGGCAATAAGAAATGAAGACATACATAATCCAAGAACAGGCTTGATTTGCATGGAGAACGCTCATTCAAGTGGAAAAGTAATACCGATAGATTATTTAGAAAATGTTCACAAACTTGCGAGAAAATGCTCAATACCGGTTCATTTAGATGGTGCAAGAATATTTAATGCAGCTATTGCATTAAATGTAGATGC is a window of Pseudothermotoga elfii DSM 9442 = NBRC 107921 DNA encoding:
- a CDS encoding branched-chain amino acid ABC transporter permease, which encodes MNWTLFLQHLANGIALGFVFGLVAIGYTLVYGVVKLVNFAHGDIFMMATFFVYYSITLFSIPWWLSFVFAIFLTILLGISVEKIAYKPLRSAPRISSLCSAIGMSFLLENFATVVFGGRQKPFYQPNVLNRTIEIYNVRIQFVTIITIVVSIVALLFLNYLVYRTKMGLAMRALAHDFDTAKLMGINVDRTITFTFAVGSALAAISAIFWALRYPQIWPFMGVFPGWRAFTAAIIGGIGSIKGAMTGGFLIGMISILLVAFLPDLAGYRDAFIFIMLVLVLLFKPKGLFGEA
- a CDS encoding ABC transporter substrate-binding protein yields the protein MRWLSFLMLFAMVLCFAAEPIVIGVYEPMTGPYAAGGQMTMEGINLAYEQVKEVLGRKIELVLVDNKSDKVEAANAVARLIEYHKAVAIIGSYGSAVAIPGSEVANKLGVPMVGCSPTNPLVTLGKPFAFRVCFIDPFQGTVMAQFAVEKLGAKTAVVIQDIASDYSVGLSHYFQEAFKKLTKNNKSVLGVISYQTGDQDFTAQLTFANSKNPDVIFIPAAAYGEAALIIKQARELGMKQVFLGGDTWEAPEFLEVGGKSVEGSYFSTHFDTEAVTTPKAAEFIKAFREKYGKDPSAFAALGYDAYMLVIDAIKRANSADPKAIRDALATTKNFEGATGYITLDQNGDAVKDAVIRMVKDGKFVYVATVRPSE
- a CDS encoding ABC transporter ATP-binding protein; translation: MDCSEDKIVLKAESLKIHYHTQKGYVRAVDGIDLVLKKGETIGIVGESGCGKSTFGQGILKLLPAKTKYEGKLSVGKIDIIPLNEKEMKKVRGKVVGMIFQDPMTSLNPIIKVEKLFYETLREHEPGISFDVARERAARILEKVGIEPERMREYPFQFSGGMRQRVMIALALVLNPDIVIADEPTTSLDVIVQAQILELLDELRRSYDTSVILITHDLGVVAQMADKIAVMYAGQMVEQNVKNKIYYEPKHPYTKLLLKSIPNTNPEDLQLNFIPGSPPSLLNVPERCRFTSRCPFRMDICEKEPPVFDVDGGQVKCWLYR
- a CDS encoding branched-chain amino acid ABC transporter permease, with protein sequence MYRKSSFWLSVATVFAFFLFIAYAQGNFDAYILRIMNVAAIYVILGVSLNLINGFTGQFSLGHAGFMAIGAYTSALLYMSPELKAMNFFIKPLIWPLNQIQIPFFPALLIGGLLAAGAGFLVGAPCMRVKGDYLAIVTYGFSEIIRVLFNNLQSVTNGPLGLKGLPTYTNLWWSWGLAIFTIFFVKRLIDSSYGRALKAIRDDEEAAEAMGVNLFFHKVLAFVVGAFFAGIAGGLLGSLVMTIDPNAFNIMLTFQIVLIVLLGGLGSITGTVISGVLIAFLMEWLRIVETPMTLFGITIPGIAGMRMLIFSIILMIAVLFFRHGILGDREFSWEGMFLILKSRRVKKGE
- a CDS encoding heavy-metal-associated domain-containing protein, producing the protein MKYSLRVPDISCQHCKMRISKVFDDIGLKEYEISIEKKTVIVDTEDIKTVLSKMEEIGYPVESYEAL
- a CDS encoding ABC transporter ATP-binding protein gives rise to the protein MLVVNDLCVNYGAIKALKGISFRVDRGSIVALIGSNGAGKTTTLKAICGLVKIRSGKILFNDEDITNKPTNQIVSRRITMVPEGRRIFPNLTVYENLLIGAYQRSDKNGIKEDMEFVFSLFPRLKERVDQKGGTLSGGEQQMLAIGRALMSKPDLLMLDEPSLGLAPIIVEELFEIIQKIHKEGKTILLIEQNAYAALNIADYAYVVETGRIVLHGNGKELLNNEKVKYAYLGG
- a CDS encoding ABC transporter ATP-binding protein, which encodes MLKLDHVTKKFGGLIAVNDVSINIEKGKLAGLIGPNGAGKTTIFNIITGVYRPENGRVYFKDREITGEKPHRITSLGVARTFQNIKLFYRMTVLDNVRVACHFRLKASILSAVFDLPGYSKQEKSITEESLKLLEAVGLYELRNERASSLPYGHQRKLEIARALATRPELLLLDEPAAGMNPEETLDLMKFIVRIRNEFDLTILLIEHDMKVVMGICEEITVLDHGNIIARGTPLEIQNNPEVIKAYLGSGAYARG
- a CDS encoding ABC transporter ATP-binding protein — translated: MSLLRVSNLKKYFAVKRSAGEILMRVPQKFVKAVDGVSFEINEGETFGLVGESGSGKTTTGRLVLRLIEPTEGTIEFDGVDITRLSNNEMRSFRRKMQVIFQDPMAALNPYMKIGDAVKHGLEIHNIGKSEQERRNMVLEMLEKVNLQPEIYPRYPHELSGGQRQRVVIARALILKPKFVVADEALAMLDVSVRSQLLKLLLDLKKEMNLTFLFITHDLATTKYICNKIGVMYLGKFVEIGTYNHIYKSPMHPYTKALISAIPEPDPDIMSSKKRFIPEGEVPNPINPPKGCRFHPRCPFSMSICGSVEPELVKMEDGRIIACHLYKSN